A genome region from Littorina saxatilis isolate snail1 linkage group LG16, US_GU_Lsax_2.0, whole genome shotgun sequence includes the following:
- the LOC138950340 gene encoding antistasin-like isoform X2, whose translation MEGKQLIVCCVALLGVCITVCQGDGDPDPRQLEDSLPPVQGCPACTEYCRYGRELGPNGCLSCQCRKEASHFKEAPIYGRPLIHPSPYQQRSQCPPLLCKNYCNFGRVKTDDGCDTCKCNSEPSVQAPVGRQLPCPTSRCKNFCFFGRAQDTRGCDTCRCRSRTDTDGRAGFSQLRNIQGPSQVQCPQLRCSNFCRSGFWAVDSQGCPTCNCQQSSFFFRG comes from the exons ATGGAAGGAAAGCAGttaattgtgtgttgtgtggCTCTTCTTGGTGTGTGCATTACAG TGTGTCAAGGTGACGGCGACCCTGACCCTCGTCAGCTGGAAGACTCGCTACCTCCTGTCCAAG gCTGTCCTGCGTGCACGGAGTACTGTCGCTACGGACGAGAGCTAGGGCCCAACGGCTGTCTCAGCTGTCAGTGTCGCAAGGAGGCCAGCCATTTCAAGGAAGCGCCCATCTACGGGAGACCACTAATTCATCCCTCGCCGTACCAGCAGCGATCGCAGTGCCCTCCCCTGCTGTGCAAGAACTACTGTAACTTTGGCAGGGTGAAGACTGATGATGGCTGTGACACCTGCAAGTGTAACTCGG AGCCTTCGGTCCAAGCACCTGTAGGCAGACAGTTGCCGTGTCCGACTTCACGGTGTAAGAACTTCTGCTTCTTCGGCAGAGCTCAGGACACCAGGGGCTGTGACACGTGTAGGTGTCGCTCCCGTACAG ATACAGACGGTAGAGCCGGTTTCAGCCAGTTGAGGAATATCCAGGGACCGAGTCAGGTGCAGTGTCCCCAGTTGAGATGTTCCAACTTCTGTCGGTCCGGGTTCTGGGCTGTGGACAGCCAGGGCTGCCCTACCTGTAACTGTCAGCagtcctccttcttcttccgtg
- the LOC138950340 gene encoding antistasin-like isoform X3, translating into MEGKQLIVCCVALLGVCITVCQGDGDPDPRQLEDSLPPVQGCPACTEYCRYGRELGPNGCLSCQCRKEASHFKEAPIYGRPLIHPSPYQQRSQCPPLLCKNYCNFGRVKTDDGCDTCKCNSEPSFQAPVGRQLPCPTSRCKNFCFFGRTQDTRGCDTCRCRSRTDTDGRAGFSQLRNIQGPSQVQCPQLRCSNFCRSGFWAVDSQGCPTCNCQQSSFFFRG; encoded by the exons ATGGAAGGAAAGCAGttaattgtgtgttgtgtggCTCTTCTTGGTGTGTGCATTACAG TGTGTCAAGGTGACGGCGACCCTGACCCTCGTCAGCTGGAAGACTCGCTACCTCCTGTCCAAG gCTGTCCTGCGTGCACGGAGTACTGTCGCTACGGACGAGAGCTAGGGCCCAACGGCTGTCTCAGCTGTCAGTGTCGCAAGGAGGCCAGCCATTTCAAGGAAGCGCCCATCTACGGGAGACCACTAATTCATCCCTCGCCGTACCAGCAGCGATCGCAGTGCCCTCCCCTGCTGTGCAAGAACTACTGTAACTTTGGCAGGGTGAAGACTGATGATGGCTGTGACACCTGCAAGTGTAACTCGG AGCCTTCGTTCCAAGCACCTGTAGGCAGACAGTTGCCATGTCCGACTTCACGGTGTAAGAACTTCTGCTTCTTCGGCAGAACTCAGGACACCAGGGGCTGTGACACGTGTAGATGTCGCTCCCGTACAG ATACAGACGGTAGAGCCGGTTTCAGCCAGTTGAGGAATATCCAGGGACCGAGTCAGGTGCAGTGTCCCCAGTTGAGATGTTCCAACTTCTGTCGGTCCGGGTTCTGGGCTGTGGACAGCCAGGGCTGCCCTACCTGTAACTGTCAGCagtcctccttcttcttccgtg
- the LOC138950340 gene encoding antistasin-like isoform X1, whose translation MEGKQLIVCCVALLGVCITVCQGDGDPDPRQLEDSLPPVQGCPACTEYCRYGRELGPNGCLSCQCRKEASHFKEAPIYGRPLIHPSPYQQRSQCPPLLCKNYCNFGRVKTDDGCDTCKCNSEPSFQAPVGRQLPCPTSRCKNFCFFGRTQDTRGCDTCRCRSRTEPSVQAPVGRQLPCPTSRCKNFCFFGRAQDTRGCDTCRCRSRTDTDGRAGFSQLRNIQGPSQVQCPQLRCSNFCRSGFWAVDSQGCPTCNCQQSSFFFRG comes from the exons ATGGAAGGAAAGCAGttaattgtgtgttgtgtggCTCTTCTTGGTGTGTGCATTACAG TGTGTCAAGGTGACGGCGACCCTGACCCTCGTCAGCTGGAAGACTCGCTACCTCCTGTCCAAG gCTGTCCTGCGTGCACGGAGTACTGTCGCTACGGACGAGAGCTAGGGCCCAACGGCTGTCTCAGCTGTCAGTGTCGCAAGGAGGCCAGCCATTTCAAGGAAGCGCCCATCTACGGGAGACCACTAATTCATCCCTCGCCGTACCAGCAGCGATCGCAGTGCCCTCCCCTGCTGTGCAAGAACTACTGTAACTTTGGCAGGGTGAAGACTGATGATGGCTGTGACACCTGCAAGTGTAACTCGG AGCCTTCGTTCCAAGCACCTGTAGGCAGACAGTTGCCATGTCCGACTTCACGGTGTAAGAACTTCTGCTTCTTCGGCAGAACTCAGGACACCAGGGGCTGTGACACGTGTAGATGTCGCTCCCGTACAG AGCCTTCGGTCCAAGCACCTGTAGGCAGACAGTTGCCGTGTCCGACTTCACGGTGTAAGAACTTCTGCTTCTTCGGCAGAGCTCAGGACACCAGGGGCTGTGACACGTGTAGGTGTCGCTCCCGTACAG ATACAGACGGTAGAGCCGGTTTCAGCCAGTTGAGGAATATCCAGGGACCGAGTCAGGTGCAGTGTCCCCAGTTGAGATGTTCCAACTTCTGTCGGTCCGGGTTCTGGGCTGTGGACAGCCAGGGCTGCCCTACCTGTAACTGTCAGCagtcctccttcttcttccgtg